A genomic region of Spea bombifrons isolate aSpeBom1 chromosome 9, aSpeBom1.2.pri, whole genome shotgun sequence contains the following coding sequences:
- the DPF3 gene encoding zinc finger protein DPF3 isoform X3 has protein sequence MATVIHNPLKPLGDQFYKEAIEHCRSYNARLCAERSVRLPFLDSQTGVAQNNCYIWMEKRHRGPGMAPGQLYTYPARCWRKKRRLHHPDDPRLRLLEIKSDVDFPLRKDVLSEGTTLEALLRGESIDRKDARDEDSLQEIQRVLENDENADDDDDMEEEVPKRKNRSRGRARGGRRRNDTSYDDHDKPYVCDICGKRYKNRPGLSYHYAHTHLADEEGTDSRDQDTRSPCSPSILRNENQKSRKGSDGAILSNDYCDFCLGDSTMNKKTGHQEELVSCADCGRSGHPTCLQFTVNMIEAVKNYQWQCIECKSCTVCGTSENDEQLLFCDDCDRGYHMYCLSPPMVEPPEGSWSCHLCSNGLKEKASPSI, from the exons ACTTGGGGATCAGTTCTACAAAGAAGCCATCGAGCATTGCCGCAGTTACAACGCCAGGCTGTGTGCCGAGCGCAGCGTCCGTCTCCCGTTCCTGGACTCCCAGACCGGCGTGGCTCAGAATAACTGTTACATATGGATGGAGAAACGGCACAGAGGGCCAG GAATGGCTCCGGGGCAGTTGTATACCTACCCAGCTCGGTGCTGGAGAAAAAAGAGGCGCTTGCATCATCCAGATGACCCCAGGTTAAGACTTCTTGAAATCAAATCAG ATGTTGATTTTCCTCTACGGAAAGACGTTCTGTCAGAGGGAACTACACTGGAAGCTCTGCTTCGAGGGGAGTCAATTGACCGGAAGGATGCCAGAGATGAGGACAGTCTACAAGAAATTCAG AGAGTATTGGAAAATGATGAGAAtgcagatgatgatgatgacatgGAAGAAGAAGTTCCAAAGAGAAAGAACCGAAGCAGGGGACGG GCACGTGGTGGTAGGAGAAGGAACGACACCTCATATGACGACCATGATAAACCCTACGTGTGCGACA TTTGCGGCAAACGTTACAAGAACCGTCCGGGACTCAGCTACCACTACGCCCATACCCATCTAGCTGATGAAGAAGGGACAGACAGTAGAGATCAAGACACACGATCCCCGTGCTCTCCCTCCATTCTCAGAAACGAAAACCAGAAAT CTCGCAAAGGATCCGATGGTGCTATACTTTCCAACGACTACTGCGACTTCTGCCTGGGGGACTCAACCATGAATAAGAAGACGGGACATCAAGAGGAGCTCGTGTCCTGCGCGGACTGCGGACGCTCTG GTCACCCAACTTGTCTCCAGTTCACAGTGAATATGATTGAGGCCGTTAAAAACTATCAGTGGCAATGCATTGAGTGCAAGTCCTGCACCGTGTGTGGAACGTCGGAGAATGAC GAACAGCTACTGTTCTGTGATGACTGCGATCGTGGATATCACATGTATTGCCTTAGTCCACCAATGGTAGAACCTCCGGAAG GGAGCTGGAGTTGCCATTTGTGTTCAAACGGATTAAAAGAGAAGGCATCTCCCTCCATCTAG
- the DPF3 gene encoding zinc finger protein DPF3 isoform X1, translated as MATVIHNPLKPLGDQFYKEAIEHCRSYNARLCAERSVRLPFLDSQTGVAQNNCYIWMEKRHRGPGMAPGQLYTYPARCWRKKRRLHHPDDPRLRLLEIKSDVDFPLRKDVLSEGTTLEALLRGESIDRKDARDEDSLQEIQRVLENDENADDDDDMEEEVPKRKNRSRGRARGGRRRNDTSYDDHDKPYVCDICGKRYKNRPGLSYHYAHTHLADEEGTDSRDQDTRSPCSPSILRNENQKSRKGSDGAILSNDYCDFCLGDSTMNKKTGHQEELVSCADCGRSAHLGRESRKEEMHNAEDLFGSTSESDTSTFHGFDEDDWEEPSSVRATISPTAEDQGDS; from the exons ACTTGGGGATCAGTTCTACAAAGAAGCCATCGAGCATTGCCGCAGTTACAACGCCAGGCTGTGTGCCGAGCGCAGCGTCCGTCTCCCGTTCCTGGACTCCCAGACCGGCGTGGCTCAGAATAACTGTTACATATGGATGGAGAAACGGCACAGAGGGCCAG GAATGGCTCCGGGGCAGTTGTATACCTACCCAGCTCGGTGCTGGAGAAAAAAGAGGCGCTTGCATCATCCAGATGACCCCAGGTTAAGACTTCTTGAAATCAAATCAG ATGTTGATTTTCCTCTACGGAAAGACGTTCTGTCAGAGGGAACTACACTGGAAGCTCTGCTTCGAGGGGAGTCAATTGACCGGAAGGATGCCAGAGATGAGGACAGTCTACAAGAAATTCAG AGAGTATTGGAAAATGATGAGAAtgcagatgatgatgatgacatgGAAGAAGAAGTTCCAAAGAGAAAGAACCGAAGCAGGGGACGG GCACGTGGTGGTAGGAGAAGGAACGACACCTCATATGACGACCATGATAAACCCTACGTGTGCGACA TTTGCGGCAAACGTTACAAGAACCGTCCGGGACTCAGCTACCACTACGCCCATACCCATCTAGCTGATGAAGAAGGGACAGACAGTAGAGATCAAGACACACGATCCCCGTGCTCTCCCTCCATTCTCAGAAACGAAAACCAGAAAT CTCGCAAAGGATCCGATGGTGCTATACTTTCCAACGACTACTGCGACTTCTGCCTGGGGGACTCAACCATGAATAAGAAGACGGGACATCAAGAGGAGCTCGTGTCCTGCGCGGACTGCGGACGCTCTG CTCATTtgggaagagaaagcagaaaggaggagaTGCACAACGCAGAGGACTTATTCGGTTCCACGTCGGAAAGCGACACATCCACGTTTCATGGCTTTGACGAGGATGACTGGGAGGAACCTTCCTCTGTCCGAGCCACAATCTCCCCAACTGCAGAGGACCAGGGGGACTCCTGA
- the DPF3 gene encoding zinc finger protein DPF3 isoform X2 — translation MATVIHNPLKPLGDQFYKEAIEHCRSYNARLCAERSVRLPFLDSQTGVAQNNCYIWMEKRHRGPGMAPGQLYTYPARCWRKKRRLHHPDDPRLRLLEIKSDVDFPLRKDVLSEGTTLEALLRGESIDRKDARDEDSLQEIQRVLENDENADDDDDMEEEVPKRKNRSRGRARGGRRRNDTSYDDHDKPYVCDICGKRYKNRPGLSYHYAHTHLADEEGTDSRDQDTRSPCSPSILRNENQKSRKGSDGAILSNDYCDFCLGDSTMNKKTGHQEELVSCADCGRSEDTKAGTIHGPRGGGNNSKLSSVLLS, via the exons ACTTGGGGATCAGTTCTACAAAGAAGCCATCGAGCATTGCCGCAGTTACAACGCCAGGCTGTGTGCCGAGCGCAGCGTCCGTCTCCCGTTCCTGGACTCCCAGACCGGCGTGGCTCAGAATAACTGTTACATATGGATGGAGAAACGGCACAGAGGGCCAG GAATGGCTCCGGGGCAGTTGTATACCTACCCAGCTCGGTGCTGGAGAAAAAAGAGGCGCTTGCATCATCCAGATGACCCCAGGTTAAGACTTCTTGAAATCAAATCAG ATGTTGATTTTCCTCTACGGAAAGACGTTCTGTCAGAGGGAACTACACTGGAAGCTCTGCTTCGAGGGGAGTCAATTGACCGGAAGGATGCCAGAGATGAGGACAGTCTACAAGAAATTCAG AGAGTATTGGAAAATGATGAGAAtgcagatgatgatgatgacatgGAAGAAGAAGTTCCAAAGAGAAAGAACCGAAGCAGGGGACGG GCACGTGGTGGTAGGAGAAGGAACGACACCTCATATGACGACCATGATAAACCCTACGTGTGCGACA TTTGCGGCAAACGTTACAAGAACCGTCCGGGACTCAGCTACCACTACGCCCATACCCATCTAGCTGATGAAGAAGGGACAGACAGTAGAGATCAAGACACACGATCCCCGTGCTCTCCCTCCATTCTCAGAAACGAAAACCAGAAAT CTCGCAAAGGATCCGATGGTGCTATACTTTCCAACGACTACTGCGACTTCTGCCTGGGGGACTCAACCATGAATAAGAAGACGGGACATCAAGAGGAGCTCGTGTCCTGCGCGGACTGCGGACGCTCTG AAGataccaaagcaggaaccattCATGGTCCACGGGGCGGTGGAAATAACTCCAAACTATCTTCTGTCCTGCTGAGCTGA